Within the Pseudomonas sp. SL4(2022) genome, the region CTTTGGCGTTGGCACTCAAAACCGTCAGGGCACCTGGCTGGAAGTCTTTTACGCACAGCCACTGCTCAACCCGGCCAGCGAGCTGGTCGCCAAAGTGGTGGAAAAACTCGGCTACCAGGGCGGCAACCAGGCCATCGCCATCACCACCAATCAGGCCGGTGATCTGGCCGAAGTGCTCAAACACACCGACAGCGCTCAAGCCGCCCTGCTGACCCGCCTGGCCGAAAGCCAAAAGCCGCTGGTGGTCACCCTGCTGGCCGAAGACGCCGCACTGACCAGCACCCCTGAGGCGTACCTGAAACTGCACCTGCTGTCGCACCGTTTGGTGAAGCCGCATGGCCTCAACCTCACCGGTATTTTCCCGCTGCTGCCGAACGTGGCCTGGACCAGCCAGGGTGCAGTCGATTTGGCCGAGCTGGCTGAGCGCCAACTGGAAGCGCGCCTCAAAGGCGAACTGCTGGAAGTGTTCTCGGTCGACAAGTTCCCGAAAATGACCGACTACGTGGTGCCGAGCGGCGTGCGTATCGCTGACAGCGCGCGTATTCGTCTGGGTGCCTACGTGGGCGAAGGCACCACCGTGATGCACGAAGGGTTCGTTAACTTCAACGCCGGTACCGCCGGCCCCGGCATGATCGAAGGCCGTGTGTCGGCAGGCGTGTTTGTTGGTAAAGGTTCAGACCTGGGCGGCGGCTGTTCGACCATGGGCACCCTGTCCGGCGGCGGCAATATCGTCATTTCCGTGGGCGAAGGCTGCCTGATCGGCGCTAACGCTGGCATCGGCATTCCATTAGGCGACCGCAACACCGTGGAATCCGGCCTGTACATCACCGCCGGTACCAAGGTCGCGCTGCTCGATGCCGACAATCAACTGGTCAAGGTGCTCAAGGCCCGCGACTTGGCGGGTCAGCCAGACCTGCTGTTCCGTCGCAACTCGCAAACCGGCGCGGTGGAGTGCAAAACCCACAAGTCGGCCATTGAGTTGAACGAAGCCCTGCACGCGCACAACTAAGAGGCCGCAGCAAGCTGCAAGCCACACGCTGCAAGCGATAGCCGCAGCCCAGACTTGCAGCTTGCCGCTTGAAGCTTATGGCTCTTGATTCCCCATGGCGCGCTGACTTCCCCGGTATTCTGGCCCTTGCGGCCGAAGGCCAGACCTATCTGGACAGCGCCGCCACCGCGCAAAAGCCCCAGACCATGCTCGATGCCCTGCTCGGCTATTACGCCGGCGGCGCCGCGAACGTGCACCGCGCCCAGCATGTGCCGGGCGAACGTGCCACCCGTGCCTTTGAAGCCACGCGGGAGAAAGTCGCGCGCTGGCTCAACGCCGCCGACGCACAGCAGATCCTCTTCACCCGCAGCGCCACCGAAGCGTTCAATCTTCTGGCCTATGGCCTGGAGCATCGTTTCATTGCGGGTGACGAAATCGTCATCAGCGCGCTGGAACACCACGCCAACCTGCTGCCGTGGCAACAACTGGCGCAGCGTCGTCAGCTAAAACTGGTGGTGCTGCCGCTGGACCCGCATGGCTTGATTGATCTAGCCCAAGCCGCGCAACTGATCGGGCCGCGCACCCGCCTGCTGGCGATCAGTCAACTGTCCAACGTGCTGGGTAGCTGGCAACCGCTAAGGCCGCTCATGACCTTGGCGCAGGCGCAAGGTGCGCTGACCGTGGTCGATGGCAGCCAAGGCGTGGTGCATGGCCGTCAGGATGTTCAGGCACTCGGCTGCGATTTCTATGTCTGCTCCAGCCACAAGCTTTACGGCCCGGACGGTGTCGGCCTGCTCTATGGCCGCCCGCAAGCGCTGGAACAGCTGTCGCACTGGCAGTTTGGTGGCGAAATGCTGCAGGACACCGACTACCACAACGCCCGTTTCCGCCCTGCGCCATTAGGCTTTGAGGCTGGTACGCCACCGATTGCGTCGGTGATCGCCCTGGGTGCCAGCCTGGATTACCTGAGCAGCCTCGACGCTAGCGCCGTCAGCGCCCACGAAGCGGCGCTGCATGGCGAGCTGATCACGGGGCTGCAGCAGCGCCAAGGCCTGCGCCTGCTCGGCACGCCGACTGTCGCCCTGGCCAGCTTTGTGGTCGAGGGCGTACACCCGGCCGACCTTGCCCACCTGCTGACCGAACAGGGCATCGCCGTGCGCGCCGGCCATCACTGCGCCATGCCGCTGCTGCAGGGCCTCGGCTTGAGCGGGGCGATTCGTGTATCGCTGGGTTTGTATAACGATGCGGGCGACTTGCAGCGCTTTTTCAGTGCACTGGATCAGACCCTGGAACTGTTGCAATGACCTTACCGGAGAACGCTCAAGCCGCCCTACACGCCTTCACCAATTGTCCAGGCTGGGAACAGCGTGCGCGCCTGCTGATGCAATGGGGCGAACGATTGCTGCCCCTGACCGAAGCAGAACGCTGCGAAGCCAATCGGGTCAGCGGCTGTGAAAGCCAGGTGTGGTTGCTGGTCGACACGCAGGGGGCCCATTGGCAATTTCGCGCCAGCAGCGATGCACGCCTGTTGCGTGGCCTGCTCGCGCTGCTATTGGCCAGAGTCAACGGTCTGCCGCCAAGCGAACTGAGGCAACTGGATCCAGCCGACTGGTTTACTCAGCTCGGCCTGGCCCGCCACCTTTCCCCCTCACGCAGTAACGGCCTACAAGCCGTACTCGCACGCATGCAACAGCTCATTGCACTGAAGACTCTAGGGTGAACTGCCACTGATCAGCATTCCCTGCATTCAGTGCGCGTTGTAAGGATGCCAATTCACCATTGGCCACCAAGCGGCGCAGTCCTGCATTGAACACCTCAAGCAGACGTTGTGCCCGTGCATCGTCCTTACGGAACAATACGTGCAGCGGCTCAGCATGCAAAATACGGGGATTGTGCTTGATCAAGGCCCGTTCCTCGGCCGAGAAAAGGCGCTGCAGCATGGCATAGCCGACGGCCCGATCCTGCGGATGAAAGTCCACTCGCCCCAGGCTGAGCAGCCGGAATCCCGTGTCTTCCTTGCCACTCTGCTGCACCTGTAAGCGCCCGGCATCAAGCGCTGCATCAAACTTCGAGCCATAGGAGTAGCCCAGGGTGGTGGCTATGCGAAATTTTTCCAGGTCCTCAAAACGCTGCCAATTAAGTTGCTGGTCAGCTCGCTGGAACAGCACCACCTCGCCATGGGCAACAGCATCGCTGCACTGACTGAATCGCTGGCGATTCTTATTGCAGATATAGGGCATCACCGCATCAAGATTGCCTTGCTCGAGCATCAGCAAATTACGATCCCAGGGGTAGTAGACCAATTCGACCTGATAACCGGCAGCTTCGAAAATACCGCGTATCAGGCGCGACAAGGCCCCGCCATCACTGCGCTGCTGATCGACGTAAGGCGCCCAATCACCCGTGCCAATACGT harbors:
- the dapD gene encoding 2,3,4,5-tetrahydropyridine-2,6-dicarboxylate N-succinyltransferase produces the protein MSTALFSLAFGVGTQNRQGTWLEVFYAQPLLNPASELVAKVVEKLGYQGGNQAIAITTNQAGDLAEVLKHTDSAQAALLTRLAESQKPLVVTLLAEDAALTSTPEAYLKLHLLSHRLVKPHGLNLTGIFPLLPNVAWTSQGAVDLAELAERQLEARLKGELLEVFSVDKFPKMTDYVVPSGVRIADSARIRLGAYVGEGTTVMHEGFVNFNAGTAGPGMIEGRVSAGVFVGKGSDLGGGCSTMGTLSGGGNIVISVGEGCLIGANAGIGIPLGDRNTVESGLYITAGTKVALLDADNQLVKVLKARDLAGQPDLLFRRNSQTGAVECKTHKSAIELNEALHAHN
- a CDS encoding aminotransferase class V-fold PLP-dependent enzyme; this encodes MALDSPWRADFPGILALAAEGQTYLDSAATAQKPQTMLDALLGYYAGGAANVHRAQHVPGERATRAFEATREKVARWLNAADAQQILFTRSATEAFNLLAYGLEHRFIAGDEIVISALEHHANLLPWQQLAQRRQLKLVVLPLDPHGLIDLAQAAQLIGPRTRLLAISQLSNVLGSWQPLRPLMTLAQAQGALTVVDGSQGVVHGRQDVQALGCDFYVCSSHKLYGPDGVGLLYGRPQALEQLSHWQFGGEMLQDTDYHNARFRPAPLGFEAGTPPIASVIALGASLDYLSSLDASAVSAHEAALHGELITGLQQRQGLRLLGTPTVALASFVVEGVHPADLAHLLTEQGIAVRAGHHCAMPLLQGLGLSGAIRVSLGLYNDAGDLQRFFSALDQTLELLQ
- a CDS encoding SufE family protein, with amino-acid sequence MTLPENAQAALHAFTNCPGWEQRARLLMQWGERLLPLTEAERCEANRVSGCESQVWLLVDTQGAHWQFRASSDARLLRGLLALLLARVNGLPPSELRQLDPADWFTQLGLARHLSPSRSNGLQAVLARMQQLIALKTLG
- a CDS encoding substrate-binding periplasmic protein produces the protein MTADPLVRIGTGDWAPYVDQQRSDGGALSRLIRGIFEAAGYQVELVYYPWDRNLLMLEQGNLDAVMPYICNKNRQRFSQCSDAVAHGEVVLFQRADQQLNWQRFEDLEKFRIATTLGYSYGSKFDAALDAGRLQVQQSGKEDTGFRLLSLGRVDFHPQDRAVGYAMLQRLFSAEERALIKHNPRILHAEPLHVLFRKDDARAQRLLEVFNAGLRRLVANGELASLQRALNAGNADQWQFTLESSVQ